A stretch of Spirosoma oryzicola DNA encodes these proteins:
- a CDS encoding DoxX family protein, which translates to MNLLHRIEHWGDTHHPAWTDALRIMLGIVLVLKGISFISDTTYLTQLVGGLHFDLWSVMAVHYVAFAHLMGGFLILVGCMTRLMVLFQLPILIGAVFFVNISRGFSTLNSELWLSLIVLTLLLLFLVIGSGRFSVDEYLKQNAR; encoded by the coding sequence ATGAATCTGTTACATCGCATCGAGCACTGGGGCGACACGCATCACCCCGCCTGGACAGACGCCCTTCGTATTATGCTGGGTATTGTTCTGGTTCTGAAAGGAATCAGTTTCATTAGTGACACTACGTATCTGACGCAACTGGTTGGTGGTCTGCACTTCGATTTATGGTCTGTGATGGCCGTACATTACGTCGCGTTCGCGCATTTGATGGGCGGATTCCTGATACTAGTCGGCTGTATGACCCGATTGATGGTACTGTTTCAGTTGCCCATTCTGATTGGTGCTGTCTTTTTCGTCAACATCAGCCGGGGCTTTTCGACATTAAATTCTGAACTCTGGCTTTCGCTGATTGTCCTGACGCTCTTGCTGTTATTTCTGGTTATCGGTTCAGGTCGGTTTTCGGTCGATGAGTATCTGAAACAAAATGCCCGCTGA
- a CDS encoding spore photoproduct lyase family protein, with amino-acid sequence MPDFQPSVILYTADAMNQQGEAVLAQFPQAETLEIKQHNRLPELGMNHFKVKSDVLVLGKLKSQDIKWSGRSSDFIAPSLANGCFGACAYCYVDRHKKVNPITLFTNVDEIMATVDKHVMSQPWPKAANQTDPDYYTYDIGCNSDISLDYSLSDGVQQVLAFYRDHPRAKATFATKFVNRDMLDFDPKRKVRIRFSLLPPHVSKLVDVRTDSIEKRIAAINDFYDAGYEVHVNFSPVIVYGGKEWRNDYRELFRQLDSALRPEVREQLKCEVIFLTHNQGQHQANLAINPKAEELLWVPELQESKVSQYGGWNIRYDHQLKSKMIAVFERLVQDEIPWCQIRYIF; translated from the coding sequence ATGCCTGATTTTCAGCCAAGTGTTATCTTGTATACAGCCGATGCAATGAACCAGCAGGGAGAAGCTGTGCTGGCTCAGTTTCCTCAGGCTGAGACGCTTGAAATAAAGCAGCATAATCGTCTGCCCGAACTGGGAATGAACCATTTCAAGGTTAAGTCGGACGTGCTGGTGCTGGGAAAGCTTAAATCACAGGATATCAAGTGGAGCGGTCGAAGCTCGGATTTTATCGCGCCGAGTCTGGCAAACGGGTGTTTTGGCGCTTGTGCCTATTGTTATGTTGACCGCCACAAGAAAGTAAATCCGATAACGCTGTTCACCAACGTTGACGAGATTATGGCAACGGTTGATAAGCACGTGATGAGCCAGCCTTGGCCGAAAGCCGCGAACCAAACCGATCCTGATTACTATACCTACGATATTGGCTGTAATTCGGACATTTCTCTCGACTATAGTTTGTCGGATGGTGTACAGCAGGTGTTGGCCTTTTACCGTGATCACCCGCGTGCCAAAGCAACATTTGCGACGAAGTTTGTCAATCGAGACATGCTTGATTTTGATCCGAAGCGAAAAGTACGCATTCGGTTCAGTCTCCTGCCACCGCATGTAAGCAAGCTAGTCGATGTTCGGACCGACAGTATTGAAAAGCGCATTGCCGCCATTAACGATTTTTACGATGCCGGTTATGAAGTGCACGTCAATTTTTCGCCGGTTATCGTTTACGGTGGTAAAGAGTGGCGAAATGATTATCGGGAGTTGTTTCGTCAACTCGATTCCGCGTTACGGCCCGAAGTTAGGGAGCAGCTCAAATGCGAAGTAATTTTCTTGACACACAACCAGGGGCAGCACCAGGCCAATCTGGCCATTAATCCGAAAGCGGAGGAATTGTTATGGGTGCCCGAATTGCAGGAAAGCAAGGTTAGTCAATACGGTGGTTGGAACATTCGCTACGACCACCAGCTAAAGAGTAAGATGATCGCTGTGTTTGAGCGACTGGTTCAGGATGAAATTCCTTGGTGTCAGATCCGCTATATCTTTTAA
- a CDS encoding DUF4345 domain-containing protein encodes MKKQALLNRISQGFILLSAIALLSVSVMAFSNPQSVMDLVRVQLTNTDAFSSIRGVYGGVGLTLFISLLYLMVNDTRKGLAFLSLLWGFYALSRTVTIFSEGALGDFGKQWLITESALCLIAVVLLVTNRRTPVLN; translated from the coding sequence ATGAAAAAACAAGCTCTTTTAAACCGTATTTCGCAAGGATTCATCCTGTTATCCGCAATTGCTCTTTTATCCGTCAGTGTCATGGCCTTCTCAAATCCGCAGTCGGTAATGGATTTGGTACGTGTTCAGTTGACGAATACCGATGCTTTTAGTTCAATCCGTGGTGTTTACGGCGGAGTGGGCCTTACACTGTTTATTAGCCTGCTTTATCTGATGGTTAACGACACCCGAAAAGGGCTGGCCTTTTTAAGTCTGCTGTGGGGCTTTTACGCCTTGTCACGCACAGTCACCATTTTTAGCGAAGGAGCACTCGGCGACTTTGGCAAGCAGTGGTTAATCACCGAATCGGCCTTATGCCTGATAGCGGTTGTTCTGCTTGTCACAAACCGCAGAACGCCAGTTCTTAACTAA
- a CDS encoding efflux RND transporter permease subunit, giving the protein MFAEIFINRPVTAIVTSVVIIALGVLALLSLPVSQYPDITPPVVQVTGNYTGADAQTVEQTVATPIETQVNGTPGMDYVQTNATNDGRMTMNVTFKVGTDVNIAALDVQNRVGIAQPQLPEEVTRLGVVVRKRNPSLFMLVAMYSPKGTHNVSFLDNYTNIYIRDALLRVPGVGDIFSRADDFSMRIWLKPDRLAQLGLTPTDVVGALQEQNLQVAGGSVGAPPQPGSQAFEYTVFTNSRLSKESEFENIIVRSDPARGSLVYLKDVARVQLGKFSYASNSFVDGNRASYLLVYQLPGSNALETAKGVYAAMDNLKKTFPKDIEYVVPFESVSVIQVSISEVVETLLEALVLVILVVFLFLQSWRATLITLLAIPVSIIGTFALFVPLGFTINTLTLFAFVLAIGIVVDDAIVVVEAVQVNIDKGMSPKEATVEAMREISAPVIAIALILAAVFVPVGFIPGIVGRLYQQFAITIAVSVLISAFVALSLTPALCTLLLRPMHIDENATGLNKFFYKFNQWFERVTNSYSNAVQRLIKATPLVIVGLIVLYIGTGLMFRSKPTGFIPTEDEGRLIVTYEIPEAASTTRSLEVLNKIMAILKKEPYVNHFAALGGLNAVTFASKSNSGTVFMQLKPWEERKERNMQADSLVVRLQKALSSLNDARPQVLQPPAIPGLGQSSGFTFEIQQRESNDDVRAFDNVVQNFLAEANKRPEIGRAFTYFTAKSPAYRVDVDRDKCKKLGIAVSDVYRTMQTFLGSQYVNDFIIYGRKFRVVAQADTMYRADVKNLGQYYVRNQGGQLVPISAVITTSVIENAPLISHFNLFRSVELNGASKPGFSSSQANDALREVAAKVLPAGYAYDFGGLSREEINAGSSSIYIFMLSVGFVFLFLAALYESWSVPFSVLLSVPIGAFGAILALILFPYLNNNVYAQIGLITLIGLAAKNAILIVEFAKERVDKGEDLLESTIEAVRLRLRPILMTSLAFILGVFPLAIASGAGGVARATIGRTVLGGMLAATSLAIFVVPVLYVGITRLAYGKKGLEELKKNAKKDEHSDAHGHPAPQPVPANGNGHEENKRNA; this is encoded by the coding sequence ATGTTTGCAGAAATATTCATTAATCGACCGGTAACGGCCATCGTCACATCCGTCGTTATTATAGCGTTGGGGGTGCTGGCCTTGTTGAGCTTACCAGTCAGCCAGTATCCTGATATTACACCGCCTGTCGTGCAGGTAACGGGAAACTATACCGGGGCTGATGCGCAGACGGTTGAACAGACCGTAGCGACACCCATCGAAACGCAGGTCAACGGTACGCCGGGCATGGATTATGTACAGACCAATGCCACCAACGATGGTCGGATGACGATGAACGTAACGTTCAAAGTCGGTACGGACGTAAACATTGCCGCTCTCGATGTGCAAAACCGCGTAGGTATCGCCCAGCCACAATTGCCGGAAGAAGTGACGCGTCTGGGTGTCGTGGTTCGGAAACGGAACCCGTCGCTGTTTATGCTGGTCGCTATGTATTCGCCAAAAGGTACGCACAACGTTTCGTTCCTGGATAACTATACGAACATTTACATTCGTGATGCGCTCCTGCGGGTGCCGGGGGTGGGCGATATTTTCAGCCGGGCCGACGATTTTAGTATGCGGATCTGGCTTAAGCCCGACCGTTTGGCGCAGCTTGGTCTGACACCTACCGATGTCGTAGGGGCTTTGCAGGAGCAGAACTTGCAGGTAGCCGGTGGTTCGGTAGGGGCTCCACCTCAGCCCGGTTCACAGGCTTTCGAGTACACAGTTTTCACCAACAGCCGACTCAGCAAAGAAAGCGAGTTCGAAAATATCATTGTGCGTAGTGATCCGGCCCGGGGTTCGCTGGTTTATCTGAAAGACGTAGCGCGGGTGCAACTGGGTAAGTTTTCGTACGCCAGTAACTCATTCGTGGATGGCAATCGGGCGTCTTACTTGCTGGTGTATCAGTTGCCCGGCAGTAACGCTCTGGAAACGGCCAAGGGGGTCTATGCCGCCATGGACAACCTGAAAAAGACATTTCCGAAAGACATCGAATACGTCGTACCGTTCGAATCTGTGTCGGTTATTCAGGTGTCTATTTCGGAAGTAGTCGAGACGCTGCTCGAAGCCCTTGTACTGGTTATACTGGTCGTATTCCTGTTCTTACAAAGCTGGCGGGCTACGCTCATTACCCTGCTGGCTATTCCAGTGTCTATTATTGGTACGTTTGCTTTGTTTGTACCTCTCGGCTTTACGATCAACACGCTGACGCTTTTTGCCTTTGTACTCGCTATCGGTATTGTGGTCGATGACGCCATTGTGGTGGTGGAGGCCGTACAGGTAAACATCGATAAGGGCATGTCGCCCAAGGAGGCTACCGTAGAAGCCATGCGTGAGATTTCGGCACCGGTAATTGCCATTGCCTTGATTCTAGCGGCTGTGTTTGTACCGGTTGGTTTTATTCCGGGTATTGTTGGGCGACTTTATCAGCAGTTCGCAATCACCATTGCCGTTTCGGTATTGATTTCGGCGTTTGTTGCTTTGTCACTGACTCCCGCGCTGTGTACGCTGCTGCTTCGTCCGATGCACATTGACGAGAACGCAACGGGCCTGAACAAGTTTTTCTACAAGTTTAACCAGTGGTTCGAGCGGGTAACCAATTCGTATTCGAACGCCGTACAGCGGCTTATCAAAGCGACCCCGTTAGTAATCGTTGGGTTAATTGTCCTGTACATCGGAACGGGGCTGATGTTCCGGTCGAAACCAACGGGCTTTATTCCGACGGAAGATGAAGGACGACTGATTGTCACTTACGAGATTCCGGAAGCGGCTTCTACGACCCGAAGCCTGGAAGTACTCAACAAAATAATGGCTATCCTTAAAAAAGAGCCTTATGTCAATCACTTTGCCGCCTTGGGGGGATTGAACGCCGTTACGTTCGCTTCCAAGTCAAACAGCGGAACGGTGTTTATGCAGCTTAAGCCTTGGGAAGAACGTAAAGAACGAAACATGCAGGCCGATTCGCTGGTCGTTCGATTACAAAAGGCGCTGTCGAGTTTGAACGATGCGCGTCCTCAGGTGTTGCAGCCACCAGCCATTCCGGGTCTTGGTCAGTCATCGGGTTTCACGTTCGAGATACAGCAGCGTGAAAGCAATGACGACGTTCGTGCCTTCGACAACGTCGTGCAGAACTTCTTGGCCGAAGCCAACAAACGGCCCGAAATCGGTCGTGCGTTTACGTATTTCACGGCCAAAAGTCCAGCCTACCGCGTCGACGTAGACCGTGATAAGTGTAAAAAGCTGGGCATTGCGGTGAGCGATGTGTATCGGACGATGCAGACGTTCCTGGGTAGCCAGTACGTGAACGATTTTATTATTTACGGTCGTAAATTCCGGGTCGTTGCTCAGGCCGATACCATGTACCGGGCCGATGTCAAAAACCTGGGCCAGTATTACGTTCGAAACCAGGGTGGGCAACTGGTTCCTATCAGTGCCGTCATCACAACTAGTGTTATTGAAAATGCACCCTTGATTTCGCACTTCAACCTGTTCCGATCGGTAGAGTTGAACGGCGCTTCCAAGCCGGGCTTCAGTAGTAGTCAGGCCAACGATGCCTTGCGCGAAGTGGCGGCCAAAGTGCTTCCTGCTGGTTATGCCTATGATTTTGGTGGGTTAAGCCGTGAAGAAATTAACGCGGGCAGCAGTTCGATTTACATCTTTATGCTATCGGTCGGATTCGTCTTCCTGTTCCTGGCGGCTCTGTACGAAAGCTGGTCGGTTCCGTTCTCCGTACTGTTGTCGGTTCCAATCGGTGCATTTGGAGCTATCCTGGCCTTGATTCTGTTCCCGTATCTAAACAATAACGTGTATGCGCAGATCGGTTTAATTACGCTGATCGGTTTAGCGGCTAAAAACGCTATCCTGATTGTGGAGTTTGCCAAAGAGCGCGTCGATAAAGGCGAAGACTTGTTAGAGTCGACTATCGAAGCGGTGCGGTTACGGCTTCGCCCAATCCTGATGACATCGCTGGCATTTATCCTGGGCGTATTTCCGCTTGCTATTGCCAGCGGGGCAGGGGGTGTTGCGCGTGCTACCATTGGCCGGACGGTACTGGGTGGTATGTTAGCCGCTACGTCGCTGGCTATCTTTGTCGTGCCGGTACTGTACGTTGGTATTACGCGACTGGCTTATGGTAAGAAAGGACTGGAAGAACTGAAAAAGAACGCCAAAAAAGATGAGCATTCCGATGCTCACGGTCATCCTGCTCCACAACCCGTTCCCGCTAACGGAAACGGTCATGAAGAGAATAAGCGTAACGCCTAG
- a CDS encoding efflux RND transporter periplasmic adaptor subunit, translating to MKFYSHVLIVAGSIVLASCGGNKNDQQQAPPPPTAVTAVKVAKGSATYYDEFPATVTGLVVVDIQPQVAGNITGIFFQDGQRVRKGQKLYTIDPQQYRASYDQAVANLNVQKANLNRAQKDADRYNTLAQQDAVAKQLVDNANASLEATKMQVAAAQASIQQVATNLKYTTIYAPLDGTIGISQVRLGAAVAPGSTPLNTISSDDPIAADVQVDESEIPRFLQLQSQKTAARDSTFILMLPNGSRYPYPGTIRIVDRAVDPQTGTLRIRIAFPNPNKQLKVGLAANVRVKNSTGQPQILIPYQAVTEQMSEYFVWVVGDSSKVTQKKITLGPRINDKVVVRNGINEGETIVTEGTQKVREGAVVKVTPPGQGGSSAPSSSTNQSASK from the coding sequence ATGAAATTTTATAGTCATGTACTTATTGTAGCCGGAAGTATCGTACTGGCTTCCTGTGGCGGTAACAAAAATGATCAGCAGCAGGCCCCTCCACCGCCGACGGCTGTGACTGCCGTTAAAGTAGCTAAAGGAAGTGCCACCTACTACGACGAATTTCCGGCGACGGTAACGGGCCTGGTAGTCGTGGATATCCAGCCGCAGGTTGCGGGAAATATCACGGGTATTTTCTTTCAGGATGGACAGCGCGTTCGGAAAGGCCAGAAGCTGTATACCATTGACCCACAGCAATACCGGGCGAGTTACGATCAGGCAGTAGCAAACCTGAACGTGCAGAAAGCAAACCTGAACCGTGCCCAGAAAGATGCCGACCGGTACAACACGCTGGCGCAGCAGGACGCTGTTGCCAAACAACTGGTCGATAATGCCAATGCCAGTCTGGAAGCTACGAAAATGCAGGTAGCAGCCGCGCAGGCCAGCATTCAGCAGGTGGCTACCAATCTAAAATATACGACGATCTACGCGCCACTGGACGGAACCATTGGTATTTCGCAAGTGCGGCTTGGTGCGGCTGTTGCGCCAGGTTCGACTCCGTTGAACACCATCTCCTCCGATGATCCAATTGCGGCTGATGTGCAGGTTGACGAATCTGAAATACCTCGTTTTCTGCAACTTCAAAGTCAGAAGACAGCCGCCCGCGACTCTACGTTTATCCTGATGTTGCCCAATGGCAGCCGGTATCCGTATCCTGGTACGATCCGGATTGTTGACCGCGCTGTCGATCCGCAAACGGGTACGCTTCGCATTCGAATCGCTTTTCCAAACCCGAACAAACAGCTGAAAGTTGGTTTGGCGGCTAATGTCCGGGTCAAGAACAGCACCGGGCAGCCACAGATACTGATTCCTTACCAGGCAGTAACCGAGCAGATGAGCGAATACTTTGTCTGGGTAGTGGGCGACAGCAGTAAGGTAACTCAGAAAAAGATAACGCTCGGGCCGCGTATCAATGATAAAGTGGTCGTTCGAAATGGGATTAATGAAGGAGAAACGATTGTGACCGAAGGAACGCAAAAAGTACGCGAGGGCGCTGTCGTTAAAGTAACCCCGCCCGGCCAGGGTGGAAGTTCAGCTCCAAGTTCAAGTACGAATCAGTCGGCCTCAAAATAA
- a CDS encoding TolC family protein, protein MKTSFISFLLSIGCFLPFSVQAQKTTDSLAKQAYLPDCIQYALTHQPIVRQSIIDQEVAERTVQSSLAAWYPQIAAGYNLQHFLKLPVTLIPNPVTGERVPTALGAQNTSTVSFSVTQSIFNRDLLLASQTADAYRLQAAQTTVNNKINVVVNVSKAFYDLILTQRQVDILSEDITRLQRSLQDATNQYQGGIVDKTDPQRARIALNNSLAQRKQFSDLIGSKYQVLKQLMGYPPNAQLSVTYDTLQLANEVALDTLQLVNPQDRIEYQLLQTQGRLLTANVRYNRLAFLPTVGAFANYNLLYQNNAFGQLYSQTFPNSLIGLAVALPIFQGGRRIQQLRISELQVQRLNWDLAALTSAVDAEYAQSLATYKGNLANYLALRENQLLAEDVYRIINLQYRSGIKTYLDVTIAEADLRTARLNVFNALYQTIVSKLDVQQALGAIRFQP, encoded by the coding sequence ATGAAAACTAGTTTTATTAGCTTCCTCTTAAGTATTGGCTGTTTTTTACCTTTTAGTGTTCAGGCTCAGAAAACCACCGATTCACTAGCAAAACAGGCTTATCTTCCGGACTGCATCCAGTATGCTTTGACCCATCAGCCGATAGTTCGGCAGTCTATCATTGACCAGGAAGTAGCCGAGCGAACCGTGCAAAGCTCACTGGCCGCCTGGTATCCACAAATAGCGGCTGGATACAATTTACAGCATTTCCTGAAGCTTCCGGTCACGCTCATTCCCAATCCGGTTACCGGCGAACGTGTTCCCACAGCGCTGGGGGCGCAAAACACATCTACGGTGTCATTCTCCGTGACGCAGAGTATTTTCAATCGAGATTTACTATTGGCTAGCCAAACCGCCGATGCTTACCGGCTTCAGGCGGCTCAGACCACGGTAAACAACAAGATTAATGTAGTCGTGAATGTCAGCAAAGCATTCTACGATTTGATCCTGACGCAGCGGCAGGTCGATATTCTGAGCGAAGATATTACGCGGTTACAGCGTAGTTTGCAGGACGCAACGAATCAGTATCAGGGTGGTATCGTTGACAAGACCGACCCGCAGCGGGCCAGAATAGCGCTTAATAACTCACTCGCTCAGCGAAAGCAGTTCAGTGATCTGATTGGGTCAAAATACCAGGTTCTAAAGCAGCTTATGGGCTATCCGCCCAATGCCCAGCTGAGCGTTACATACGATACGCTGCAACTCGCCAATGAAGTTGCCTTGGATACATTGCAACTGGTCAATCCACAGGACCGCATTGAGTATCAGTTGTTACAGACGCAGGGACGTTTGTTAACGGCTAATGTTCGGTACAACCGCCTGGCTTTTCTACCGACGGTCGGCGCATTTGCCAACTACAACCTGCTCTACCAAAACAACGCTTTCGGACAACTTTATTCACAGACGTTTCCCAACTCGTTGATTGGGCTTGCCGTAGCACTACCTATTTTTCAGGGGGGCAGGCGAATTCAGCAGTTACGGATTTCGGAGTTACAGGTGCAGCGGCTGAACTGGGATCTGGCGGCCCTGACGAGCGCTGTTGACGCTGAATACGCGCAATCATTAGCGACGTATAAGGGTAATTTAGCTAACTATCTGGCGCTACGCGAGAATCAGTTGCTGGCCGAGGATGTCTATCGAATTATCAACCTGCAATATCGGTCCGGTATAAAAACGTATCTGGATGTTACGATTGCTGAAGCTGACCTTCGGACGGCGCGGTTGAATGTATTTAACGCGTTGTATCAGACGATCGTGAGCAAGCTCGATGTCCAGCAGGCTTTAGGCGCTATTCGGTTTCAACCATAA
- a CDS encoding glutamine--tRNA ligase/YqeY domain fusion protein yields MAEASNDPLENSTTDRSHTGTSLNFIEQFVEEDISAGKNGGRVHTRFPPEPNGYLHIGHAKSICLNFGLADKYGGQTNLRFDDTNPVTEDTEYVDSIKNDVRWLGFDWENEFYASDYFDQLYAFAEALIQKGLAYVDDSTAEEIAAQKGTPMEPGRMSQYRDRSIDENLDLFRRMKAGEYPDGAKVLRAKVDMASPNMQLRDPIIYRIKHAHHHRTGDTWCIYPMYDFAHGQSDAIEHITHSLCTLEFEVHRPLYEWFIDKLALFPSRQIEFARLNLTYTVMSKRKLKQLVEDHHVSGWDDPRMPTIAGIRRRGYTPASIREFADRIGIAKRDNLIDVGLLEFCIREELNKTTHRVMAVLDEKPLKLVITNYEVGREEIMRIENNPEDPNAGERDVPFSREVYIERDDFLENPPKKFFRLFPGGMVRLKGAYIIKCDEVVKDNAGEIIELRCSYIPESRSGSDTSGINVKGTIHWVSVPHAVEAEVRLYDRLFSVENPAADEREFRELLNPNSLEVVRAFVEPALVEAARSGAQRNFQFMRKGYFILDSDSTPERPVFNRTVTLKDSWAKEVKKG; encoded by the coding sequence ATGGCGGAAGCATCAAATGACCCGTTAGAGAACAGTACGACTGATCGTAGTCATACCGGAACATCGCTTAATTTTATTGAGCAGTTTGTAGAAGAAGATATATCAGCCGGTAAAAACGGCGGTCGCGTGCATACGCGCTTTCCGCCCGAACCCAACGGTTACCTGCACATCGGCCACGCCAAATCCATTTGCCTTAATTTCGGTCTGGCCGACAAATACGGTGGACAGACTAACCTTCGTTTTGACGATACCAACCCGGTTACGGAAGATACGGAATACGTTGATTCGATCAAGAACGACGTGCGCTGGCTCGGCTTTGACTGGGAAAATGAATTTTATGCGTCCGATTATTTCGATCAGCTCTACGCGTTCGCCGAAGCGTTGATTCAGAAAGGACTCGCTTACGTCGACGATTCAACGGCGGAAGAAATTGCCGCTCAAAAAGGCACACCGATGGAGCCGGGCCGCATGAGCCAATACCGCGACCGGAGCATTGACGAGAATCTCGACCTGTTCCGTCGCATGAAAGCCGGTGAGTATCCGGATGGGGCCAAGGTATTGCGGGCTAAAGTCGATATGGCTTCGCCGAACATGCAACTCCGGGACCCGATTATCTACCGGATCAAGCACGCGCATCATCACCGTACGGGCGACACCTGGTGTATCTACCCGATGTACGACTTTGCCCACGGCCAGTCCGACGCGATTGAGCACATTACGCATTCGCTTTGCACGCTTGAGTTCGAGGTTCACCGGCCTTTGTACGAGTGGTTTATTGACAAACTGGCGCTTTTCCCCTCTCGCCAGATTGAGTTTGCGCGACTCAACCTGACCTACACGGTTATGAGCAAACGGAAACTCAAACAGCTCGTCGAAGACCATCACGTCAGCGGTTGGGACGATCCACGCATGCCTACCATTGCGGGTATTCGCCGTCGTGGGTATACGCCCGCTAGTATCCGTGAATTTGCTGACCGCATCGGTATAGCCAAACGCGATAACCTGATCGACGTGGGCTTGCTTGAGTTCTGCATTCGGGAGGAACTCAACAAAACGACGCACCGCGTCATGGCCGTTCTCGACGAAAAACCGCTGAAACTGGTCATTACAAATTATGAAGTGGGCCGGGAAGAGATCATGCGCATCGAAAACAACCCCGAAGATCCTAACGCGGGCGAACGCGATGTACCGTTTAGCCGTGAGGTGTACATTGAACGCGACGACTTCCTGGAGAATCCACCGAAGAAATTTTTCCGGTTGTTTCCGGGCGGTATGGTGCGGTTGAAAGGGGCTTACATCATCAAGTGCGATGAAGTTGTCAAAGATAACGCGGGTGAGATTATTGAACTGCGTTGCTCGTATATTCCCGAAAGCCGGAGTGGTTCCGACACGTCGGGGATCAACGTGAAAGGTACGATCCACTGGGTATCGGTTCCGCACGCCGTTGAAGCCGAAGTACGGTTGTACGACCGGTTATTCTCGGTAGAAAATCCAGCCGCCGATGAGCGTGAGTTCCGTGAATTACTGAATCCAAATTCGCTGGAAGTTGTACGGGCCTTTGTCGAACCCGCATTGGTCGAAGCCGCGCGGTCGGGTGCGCAGCGTAATTTCCAGTTCATGCGTAAAGGCTATTTCATCCTCGATTCTGACTCAACTCCGGAACGGCCTGTTTTCAACCGAACCGTAACCCTGAAAGATAGCTGGGCGAAGGAAGTCAAAAAAGGATAG
- a CDS encoding YybH family protein has product MNRLLGLLLTVVFCQLPYLLAAQTNSTKDKLADEASIRALRNQSNRAIQARDLAAFGQTMSSDIEVTRGSGSHVSGRDSVLASVSVQFKDPAFMGYVRTTERVQVSKSGPLAAEHGHWTGRFKRSDGVQTITGTYLAMWRKTDAGWKIRSELFVSLDCTGSADCEK; this is encoded by the coding sequence ATGAATCGTTTACTGGGACTATTGCTGACGGTTGTTTTTTGTCAACTACCTTATCTGCTTGCTGCTCAAACTAATTCTACGAAAGACAAACTGGCGGACGAAGCGTCGATACGGGCATTACGGAATCAGTCGAACCGAGCGATACAGGCGCGTGATCTAGCTGCATTTGGTCAGACGATGTCGTCGGATATTGAGGTTACGCGCGGGAGCGGTTCACACGTATCCGGGCGTGACTCCGTTTTAGCTTCAGTCTCGGTACAGTTCAAGGACCCTGCTTTCATGGGTTACGTACGAACTACCGAGCGTGTACAAGTGAGCAAGTCTGGGCCGCTGGCAGCCGAGCACGGACACTGGACGGGACGCTTCAAACGGTCGGATGGCGTTCAGACCATAACGGGTACGTATTTGGCAATGTGGCGCAAAACAGACGCTGGCTGGAAAATACGCTCTGAACTCTTCGTCAGCCTGGATTGTACGGGTAGCGCAGATTGTGAGAAGTGA